The genomic region AAAGATATGGGCTATAATATTGATGATACTTGTTACTTTCCTTACTTCCAGTGCACAGATTTTCTATAAAATTGGCGCTAATAAATTAGAATTCAGATTTATCTCGATCATAACCAATTATAGCCTGCTTATTGGGATATTTTTGTATATGGCTGGTGCTATACTGATGATTACTGCGTTCAAAGGGGGGGAGCTTTCTGTGCTTTATCCCATAGTTGCTACAAGCTATATATGGGTGGGGCTGCTTTCTTACTTCATATTTAACGAATCACTTAATGTTTACAGATGGATTGGGATATTTTCAATATTTTTCGGGGTTGTTTTCGTAGGGATGGGAAGCAAGGACAAGGAAATAGCAGAAGATGCAGGTGCTGCCTTATGAAAACTGAACTATGGTCTATAGGGCTTGTTTTAGCTGCTTCAAGCATAGGGTCTTTGGGGCCTTTATTCTTAAAGAAGGCTTCTGTAAAATTCAGATTTAATATAAAAGAGCTGGTTAAAAACTATTACTTGTTTCTGGGAATAGGATTTTATGGAATGGGCACTGTATTATTCATACCTGCGTTGAGGGGGGGGGAGCTTTCTGTGCTTTACCCTTTTGTTGCCCTCGTGTATGTGTGGGTAAGCCTTTGGTCTGTGAAATTTCTCGGAGAGAGAATGACAAGGCTTAAATGGATGGGCATTGCGTTGATTCTTG from Candidatus Woesearchaeota archaeon harbors:
- a CDS encoding EamA family transporter, with product MKTKIWAIILMILVTFLTSSAQIFYKIGANKLEFRFISIITNYSLLIGIFLYMAGAILMITAFKGGELSVLYPIVATSYIWVGLLSYFIFNESLNVYRWIGIFSIFFGVVFVGMGSKDKEIAEDAGAAL
- a CDS encoding EamA family transporter, producing MDWDIFNIFRGCFRRDGKQGQGNSRRCRCCLMKTELWSIGLVLAASSIGSLGPLFLKKASVKFRFNIKELVKNYYLFLGIGFYGMGTVLFIPALRGGELSVLYPFVALVYVWVSLWSVKFLGERMTRLKWMGIALILAGVTFIGLGI